A window of Macrobrachium rosenbergii isolate ZJJX-2024 chromosome 15, ASM4041242v1, whole genome shotgun sequence contains these coding sequences:
- the LOC136846696 gene encoding uncharacterized protein, translating to MASKMMLPNVALLFTVLICGSLCIEQNLTALFHEALSNDGSLQSSVGMTSEPSDLELIYLRRRPSARLPDVVINTKRKRKVPPVTLSYTFKAFGKDYSLHLVPMSNLVSAKAEVFVTGGEKPSRLPIPATSCLYTHVDHHITAALNGCKPGTLTGFIVKENATIEVRPLRGSEIKSIHRAVAKRGGVPRLARQGIPHLVRRIVKRVAPRPNPFDMELELPPLACNEPLGNALPDEMEFGQGEIFTIPPQDRQSTLPPVIEVAIFPEAEPSPPAITGIEEDPEGLLLPPLPPFIKRDPPEDLGNNGSTSSGRREPKPMKGVDREPKPIVFTTQKPLDPGTGDDREPKPMKGVDREPKPLIPEDAQMPKRSSSGGGGGGGSGGKTVELGVFFDQAAYDLFFPYLGSQEALTDVILGYVNGIQALFHHPTLGQKIHLVINYVEVMSKQPETLHHFGGDREKLYESFRLYNERKNEEATNKVDGDPWDMGILISGLNFYSIAKPDGRATYSTMGLAAVRGVCHPGYSAVIVELGATDTWGKPYPSAGFASVYVMAHEMGHNLGMLHDGYGNSCPKNGYVMSASRSTSGETNWSSCSREIIETMTAPCLDDVPSEPSVHDHSIYEQLPGQSWDAYDQCRVFLRDDDATLYNETIGADVCQTVMCRSPHRIGYFKAGPALDGTYCGNDRWCIAGTCTPWPSDRTPKVVMGGWSSWEHTECSSGCIEGGMGVQVSRRKCTDPKPQNTDQRCPGLETTLNVCDDMKVCNGKRLSITSYADEKCKEFSQVVKDLKAVGAQAPHNPDRIWQACAIFCQRASGTWYSPRTDLSHLPHFDTYFPDGTACHTEGKIEFYCQRHQCLPRGERQAKELQEPDPEWDVHVYQNAPPRPSNNTVPEQVARIFELSENMDPIQKEPLDLTHEDDEDLWEDNDYYHPH from the exons ATGGCCAGCAAGATGATGTTGCCAAATGTTGCGTTACTGTTTACAGTTCTCATATGCGGTAGTCTGTGTATCGAGCAAAATCTG ACCGCCCTCTTTCACGAGGCTTTATCAAACGATGGCAGTCTGCAGTCCTCAGTTGGCATGACAAGTGAGCCCAGTGATCTGGAGCTGATTTATCTGAGGAGGAGACCCTCTGCTCGCCTGCCAGATGTGGTCATCAACACCAAGAGGAAACGGAAGGTCCCGCCAGTGACCCTTTCTTATACGTTCAAGGCTTTTGGAAA GGATTACAGCCTCCACCTGGTGCCGATGTCGAATCTAGTCTCTGCCAAGGCGGAGGTGTTTGTCACTGGAGGAGAGAAGCCTTCACGTTTGCCTATTCCGGCCACGTCTTGTCTCTACACCCACGTCGATCATCACATTACTGCCGCCCTCAATGGCTGTAAACCTGGCACGCTG ACCGGCTTCATCGTCAAAGAAAACGCAACCATAGAAGTCCGTCCCCTTCGCGGCTCGGAAATCAAATCCATCCACAGAGCCGTAGCCAAGAGGGGAGGAGTTCCTCGCCTCGCCCGCCAGGGAATCCCTCACCTCGTCAGGAGAATCGTCAAGAGGGTGGCGCCGCGGCCGAACCCCTTCGATATGGAACTCGAACTCCCACCGCTGGCTTGTAATG aACCGCTTGGGAACGCTTTGCCTGATGAAATGGAATTTGGTCAAGGAGAGATCTTCACCATCCCACCGCAG GATCGTCAAAGCACCCTGCCTCCGGTGATCGAAGTAGCCATTTTCCCAGAAGCCGAGCCGTCGCCTCCTGCTATAACAGGAATAGAGGAAGACCCCGAAGGACTTCTGCTGCCGCCGTTACCGCCTTTCATCAAGAGAGACCCGCCGGAGGATCTGG GCAATAATGGATCTACGTCATCTGGACGAAGAGAGCCTAAACCCATGAAGGGCGTGGACAGGGAGCCTAAACCAATCGTCTTCACTACCCAGAAACCCTTAG ATCCGGGCACGGGCGATGACAGGGAACCCAAGCCAATGAAAGGAGTCGACAGAGAACCCAAGCCGCTCATTCCTGAGGATGCCCAG aTGCCCAAACGGAGTagtagtggaggaggaggaggaggaggaagtggaggcaaGACCGTGGAGCTCGGCGTATTCTTTGACCAGGCAGCCTATGACCTCTTCTTCCCTTATTTAGGGTCTCAAGAAGCTCTCACGGACGTCATCCTTGGATATGTCAATggg ATCCAGGCGCTCTTCCACCACCCGACGCTGGGGCAGAAGATCCACCTGGTCATCAACTACGTCGAGGTGATGTCGAAGCAGCCGGAGACCCTCCACCACTTCGGGGGCGACCGCGAGAAGCTCTACGAGTCCTTCAGGCTCTACAACGAGAGGAAGAACGAGGAGGCCACCAACAAGGTCGACGGGGATCCGTGGGACATGGGCATCCTCATCTCCGG CCTCAACTTCTACAGTATAGCGAAACCTGATGGCAGAGCGACGTATTCTACAATGG GTCTGGCCGCAGTCCGGGGCGTGTGCCATCCCGGCTACAGCGCCGTCATCGTGGAACTCGGGGCAACAGACACCTGGGGCAAGCCATACCCTTCGGCAGGATTCGCCTCCGTTTACGTCATGGCTCACGAAATGGGTCACAA CTTGGGTATGCTGCACGATGGGTATGGCAACTCCTGCCCCAAGAATGGCTACGTGATGTCTGCCTCAAGATCCACCAGCGGCGAGACGAACTGGTCCTCTTGTTCGAGGGAAATTATCGAAACTATGAC AGCGCCCTGTTTAGATGACGTGCCCTCCGAACCGTCGGTGCACGACCACAGCATCTACGAGCAACTGCCGGGGCAGAGTTGGGATGCCTATGATCAGTGTCGGGTCTTCTTGAGGGACGATGACGCCACCCTTTACAATGAGACGATTGGCGCG GACGTGTGTCAGACCGTCATGTGCAGAAGCCCTCATCGAATCGGCTACTTCAAAGCAGGACCCGCTCTTGACGGTACCTACTGCGGCAACGATAGA tggtgCATCGCAGGGACGTGTACGCCCTGGCCATCTGATCGCACCCCGAAGGTGGTCATGGGCGGCTGGAGCTCCTGGGAGCACACGGAGTGCTCCTCTGGATGCATCGAGGGCGGCATGGGCGTACAA gtttcgCGTCGCAAGTGCACGGATCCTAAGCCCCAAAACACAGACCAACGATGTCCCGGACTGGAAACGACCCTTAATGTGTGTGACGACATGAAG GTATGCAACGGCAAACGGCTCTCAATAACCTCTTACGCCGACGAGAAGTGCAAGGAATTCTCCCAGGTGGTGAAGGACCTTAAAGCTGTAGGGGCACAGGCCCCCCATAATCCAG ATCGCATTTGGCAGGCCTGCGCCATCTTTTGCCAGAGGGCCTCGGGCACTTGGTATTCTCCCAGGACCGACCTCTCTCATCTCCCCCACTTCGACACATACTTCCCAGATGGCACTGCCTGTCACACGGAAGGCAAGATAGAGTTCTATTGTCAGCGGCACCAGTGCCTCCCCAGG GGTGAGAGACAAGCCAAGGAACTGCAAGAACCTGACCCAGAGTGGGACGTCCACGTGTACCAAAACGCCCCTCCCAGACCCTCTAACAACACGGTGCCAGAACAGGTTGCCCGGATCTTCGAGCTCTCAGAAAACATGGATCCAATTCAG